The genomic segment CTTTCTTTTCTCCGCCTCATTACACTATCATCGATGGGATTTTGCTTCATACTATTAGTTTGAATTGGCATTTTACTCTCAATTGCATCATCTTTGTTATGATCTTTGGTTGTAgttatatcatcatttgaCGTTTTAAAAGAAATGCGAACGTGTGGTCTATGTGATGTCCTATTGTATCTAATAGATGTATCTTCTTCAGGAGTTAGTCCACTACtgaattttgaatattgtGCATTTGGCGATGGCATTTGATAACTTGATTTTCCAAGTACAGTGTGCTTTATGTTGGCTAGATTTTCAATTACATAGTCTTCACAAGGAAAATACTCTATAGATGAGTTAGAGCCACATTTTTGTTTTCTAATTCTTTCGCCATGTCTACACTCAGACCATTGAGACCATTCTCCGCAAGTATTGTCCAGGCAAGCTTCGacttcaaattcatttggGAATCCCCTACACATTCTACCTCTACGTCTACTTTGCAATGTGCATGTAGACCATTCTGACCATTGGCCACATACTTTCGCAGTTTCTGCCAAATTATCGTTCTTGTTGTATGCTTCCGCGCtaacaaaaaaattagaatTAAAGAACTCAAATCCTAcatattgattttatgaGGTTGTCATAATACCCGGATGATTTAGCATATATAGcgtaaatattaaataagcCAAATTATTAGACTTCAAATACGAATTATGATAGAGtgcaataattaatttcattgtCTATTGATCCAAGTATATTaatatgtcaaattgaGTATTATAAaagaaattatttatgaatctttaaatattgattgaAACCTAGCCATATGAAGCTAATGGTAGTATAAGTTGCCATTCTTAAagttatataaatactaatCGCCAAATAGCTTGGTATCCATTATCTTTAACGCATTTTTGACGTGAAACATTAAGTAtgtgatgaatttataacTTTATTAGAATAATATTCAAAGTGTAAAATAGTATGAGTCGAGGGGTTGCAAATATGTCCATATTAATTGAAGTTATTtctaattaatatataactagCTAATATGTATCctttttatttttgtatatttttgtaaagGCTATATTCCCTTATATATGCAAACGTAAATCTGAGGTGCCGTTGGCAGATTGTAGCGGGTAAGTGGCAAGTGTCCAGTGTATATTAAATCGTGTTTGTGGCAGCAGCTTAATTTGGATAAACATTATagaaataaattagatcgaaatattataatgaCAATTCAGGCAAATGATCACGGGCCGCCTCAAAATAAGTTAGGATATAAATTGTAAGAATTTGTCAGGTGCATTTTATAAATGCATTCgttattttgaatatttctacacaatataattaattctaATTAAATTTAGGTTGGTTAACTGTCTACGGGAACATGGAAACGATATTGCATCGAAAATCACTCAAATGCGCGATAAGTAGGTTTAGACaactatataatatagaGATATGATTGAAGAAGGGATTCAGGTTTTCGAATCAATAGGTCAAAAAGAACTTGAGCCCATTCAATCTAGAGAAATAGAAACACATAAAGTTTCTAGGTGGGActaatattacatttagTTTTCCGTCATCCGTCAATAAGGAACTATTTTCgaaattgtttgttttttgttttatttaggaaagAACTTAACAACaaaactaaataaatgtataattttccCACGTAGTACATTAGCACCACTTTTGTCATGGGCTACATCCATCGtaacataaaattatatggTATGTGGTTTTGGATATTTAGTTGGAAATCTTCCATCTGATGCAACTGAACAGGATATAGAAAATTTAGTCCAAGGGTGTGGTCAACTGAGATTTTgcatgtaatttttaactTAATTTTAGGATAAGGAAACATCCTGAGACTAATAAGAGTAACGGATATGCCCATTTGGAGTATAGGCACGAAGTGGAATGCGTGGAAGCATTTAAGACACTATTAGGAAAAGAAATTAGAGGTGTTTTACATGATAATTCAGGGCGACCATTAAAGATTGATTGGTGCGATGATATTTATAGAAAAAAGTATCCTGAACTTGTTGCTGCAGCCGCTACGGTATGTTCAAAGTCTTTAAGTGAAAATACATCTGACATTCCATCTCAAACTTCTGTATTTGGTTAGTTACCACATAATTATAGATGATATGAATCCGCATCTAACGCCTAATAGACTACAACTTATTGACAACAAAGGACGTATAACTCCATACGGGCTTGAGGTAGGTTTTTATACACTGTAGTTGGCACAAAAAATGGACTTGAATGACGTATATAATTTGGTTTCTAGAATATACAAGTTGAGTCAAAGGACCCCCAGTGTTGCTAGGGCTTTGTTGACGGAAAATCCTTCAGCTTGTCACATTTTATTACAAGCTCAAAGTTTATTGGGAAATCCACATTTAGACTTAGACCTGGAGTTTAAATCTAATATTGAATCAGATTCTATATCTCTCTCTAAAGCTTTAGATTACTTCgttaatattgattaaaatgAAGTTTGCGAGTGTGCTCATTagaaaaatatcaaacCTATCTTGTATAAATGAAAAGCTTGCATGTTTGCAGTTTAAATGTGCGAATGGGGAAAATAGGCATGGCGtgattttgtatatttacaatttgattaaGGAATATAAATTGGGATTTATGGATTCCAGAATTGATAGTGGTATAGAATATTCTATGATTGGAATTTCTAAAAACGAAATACCCAGCTCGATTCttccaaaatttgtttatattttatccaaatcCATGAAAAAGCATCATTTGAAGCCAATTTATGATCATTTTGTTTTTTCAATACCATTTATTCCAAATTACatcacatataatttatcactatCACTAATAAAAAACGGATTTTATCACGATAACACAATAACTGGCgttttaaatgattatttaattggtttaattgataatattgatacGCCTGCATTACTATCTTTGGCTCGtttaattgaatttatgCATCCAAAAAGTTTGGATCCAGAAAATGTGAAAATAATCTTTGACAAAGCaatgaaatatatccaACATTTTGATTCATCTGCCGGTGAATTATTGCTTATTTCGATAAACTTCTTGTATCTTGGAGGAGATATGTATGATATATTTCCttatatatctaatattttatctaaacTAAATCTAATTGATCATCCTAATTTGATAACATTTTGCGATCTCATCTCAAAAAGATCGAAGAGTGATCATGTTCTCAAGTTTATGAATGATTCCTACAggattattattgataacaAAGATGTTAATGACGCTTTAAAGTTTCGTTTCTTCCAAGCATTTATCAGATTGGCCACAGCAAATGATAGTGAGGCAGTATCGAATATGCTTAAATGGATATCTTATGGAAATTTTGCTGACATAAAGATTATACGGTTTCTTTCTAAcctatcaaaattatataaatcgAATGTTTCTAGGAGTGAATGTAGAAATTTAGCCAAAGAAATTGTGCCTCATATAAATCTCTTAATTGATGATGTAGATTCTTCTAATCTTTCAATTGTATCACAATCAATGAGCAAGCTAAATATTTCTTTACTCACTTCAAGAATAAACTTTGcctttaacaaattattgaatgataaatattcaacAATACCCGTAAACGATTTCATAAATGTGTTTTGgtatttatgtaaattcAACGGATTCGATAAATCTAGCTTGAAATCTACTTATAGATTCATAAAAACAGGAGTTTCTGGATTTTCGATGAGAGATATCTCTCAAATCTTAATGGGATTTTCGAAAATTCCTGTATGTCCGCCATTTAGCACGTTTTCATCTATCTCTCCTTCATtacttgtaaatttaaacaaatgcAATTCACTGGATATTTCATATCTATTAATCGGCTTGAATAacttgaaaaataataatattagtaAAGAGTATCTGAAGATggtcaattatatatattccaattctatcaaattattgaaaTCATCAAACTTCAACTTCAGCATTCATGAATTGGCAACTATCGTAAAAGCTCTTTCAAACTCTAAATATAAATCTCAGACATTATTAGCTCAATTATATAGTCAAATGTACCTACATGGTATAAAACTTTCATATTATAGGCAATCCGAGGTATGTACTAAATCATTTTAGGTTCTATTGACATTTGCCTATACAGGATTTAATGATGAATCTCTTATTGATAGATATTTACATTCACTACTAAGTTcagataatttatcatttaaaactatttcgaatattttgatttttatgtCAATATTTAACAGAAACAATTATAACGTAATTTCGAATTATAAAGATAACATATCGAAATTGATACTGCATCGGTTTCACACCTTCCCTAAATGGCTTAAAActatttgttttataaCATCAGACCCCAATGTATCagttaaattaattgatttccTATGTGTAAAAGATCTTGATGAGAAGGAATCATACAGATGTTTTTTATCTTTGCCTAGATTGCTTTCTATCGGGAtggataaaaaaatattaaaggTTTCGAAACATTTATCATGTAATGTAAGGAAAATAATTCCTGAATTATCTACGGGTGAATTGTTGCAACTTTTGATGGCATGTTATGATTTGGGATATAGCAAGCCGAAACTTATTAAGGCTTTAAGATCAAAAATAGTCGAAAATTGTTGCAATTATCGTTTTAATGTATCTGAACTTGCAGATgtttgtgataaattggtaagatgtatatatttttatttaggtgtGGATAAATGCCTATGAAAAGCTGCCAAATAAACTACAAGCATCAATCTATTGCCGTGTACCTAGTAGTCTACAAGAAAAATTGACTATATCAgaaaatgtaaataaaaaaattaaattgtttacacCATCAAATCTAGGGCCTCCTAGTATATAACACGATGGCAATTATACGCCCCAGGGAACGTGTAATTTTAAGGTCAATTAAATACGAATCTCGTATTAAACGTAGTGGTAGGCGTTTACATAAACGATTTCGTTCGTGGACTCAGCAACggtatttaattattaacaactAGAGCTAGATCTTTTTGGCTCCCTGAGCATATATCCCTTCATACACCTCCAGAACTACTGGATGGAGCATCAATTTCAGCTTTTGTTCAAAAAGCAGCTACCATTCGCAAGCATGACTATAATGTTTggtattttgtataataagtTTAGGTATAATTGTTCCAGGAGAATTTTAGACATTGCTGAGACATTAACACCTCAGCAAATGGGTTATATTTTCTACGGGTGAGTCCGATTATCATTAAGATTTGGAAAATCGCGCTTTTTATGTACAGATTTCtatgataaaataataccTCATGTCGAATCAATGCTTCCGGAACTATATAGTCATCCATTGATGTGTATAATATGGGCTTTGAATCGAGTTGGGATCCAAAATTCATGCTTTATGAAGAAggtattgattttttaacgTAGTATTCTAATCAAATTTGGGctaaatttgatcaaattcGTGTTAGTGATCtgattaaaatatgtaattcaTTGGCAAATCTTGTAAGTTCATACTACACTTAGGGAGTTAATGATTTGAAGTCTGTGTTGGAAAAAAACATGATTGAGAAATTTCAAGGATTGTTTTCTCAAGAATTTAGGGCATCGATGTGCGATGTCGcgatattaaatttatatagtgATTCTATCGCAAACTACATAATGTCAAGGTTTCcaaagtaaatatttttcacATAGAATTTCTATTTGTGCTAGACCTCAGCATTTTCAACAAGCTTATTCTACGGCAGTAGCATTGCGTGTATTAAAACCTCGTATTTGGTACGAATTGCCCCAAATGGCTCGTACCTTTTATACTAGATTAAGGtattaatgtattattataattcagtatgaaaattattCCTCAAGCTTCTAGAAAGCcttcaaaattacattgGGATGTTTCTAATACTCTTGCAAAAATAGGGGTAGCACATCGCAATACATTTCAGTAAATGAAAACATATTTAGATGGGGATGTTATTGGGTAGACATAGGAGAATCTGTAGAAAAACAAAATTGCTGGTTCATAGATGGTCCTTCTTGTTTCTATACAGGGacatttaaatacaaaGAGAAAGTTAAAATGCAGCATAAGTATGTATTTTATGATCATTTTAGAGTTATGCAAAATTTGGGGTGGAATATTAGGAGAATTAATTGGTATGATTGGGCCAAGATGAAAGATCGGGATGAAAAGGTGGAATATATTCGGTATAAGTAGTGTCATATAGAAATATTGTGAATAAGGGACCAATGGGATCCGAATTAGTCACTCCGTCTcatttatacaaaacaaAGTTGCAAGATGTACAAAATATGCTcagaaatattaaatatgctCATGAGTCAGGGTCTTAATGTGTATCATGGATcattttgaaattgattttctATTTTTGATTGCCTACGGTTGATTTGTATGATAAAACACATGGATTTGATAGTTTAGTTGTTTTAGGATAGTTTTGTtctataatatttataaaaatagttgtatttttatgttCTTATTGCATGAAATAAATGGTGCTTGTTACATAGTTTTATATGTATGCAGGGTTGTGTTGCCTCCCCTTAATTCAACTATGTCATTCAtgaaatgtgtaattttatctatgattatattagtGTATAAATCgtttgatattattaatattgaacCAGAATTGAAGTCAATTTTCAAGAATACATTTCTATATAAGTTGTTTTATGGAAATACTTTTCAGCCTGAGAATCTAATTCAAGAGCACATTCCAAAAATAGTAGGCGGAAATTCTGTTATTAGAGGGAGGGATTTTAAACAACATGAATTCAAACTTAAAGTTGATTTTGCTTCATCTGAATCCGgtgcaaaaataatatcattcgCTCCTGCTATTACCACGGtgcaaaatatacaagtaAGATTAACTAAAACTAGTTACAGGATAAAAATGCATACATGCTTGTCCCTTGTAAAGAAGTATCATGGTTCATTCTCtcatttaatgataaaatatacctTGAGCATATAGCTCTTACATTCCTAGAACATTATGCGTCCACTTTTAAGTAAgtttgatttttaattttcagACTAATAAGAATTTCTGCCAGTGATGCATTTCCTTCTTCAAATTGGAATACTCTAGCTGAAATTGAAACTCTGGTTACTAGAAGTGATGAGATTTTTGACATATCTGAATCATGTAGGTATTTAGAACCATCAGGATGCTGGGCTaggtatttatttaaatatatgtagaTATTTAAAAGTTGAGATGTTGAGTCATCACACTATTGAAAACAATTACTACTGCTCATTAACAACATTTAGAGTTTATGGATTGACAGCTGTTGAAGTGTAAGTAGAGTTTAATTCAGTCTGGAGAATGAAATTTCAGGAAAAAAGgattcatatttatctagTTCAGAAGAAATTGTATATTCTCAGGGATATTCATATTATGATTTAACTCCTAAATTGAAGAAATTGGCTTTGTTCATTAAGTCCAGGTCTTTTCATAGGCCATCAGAATCTCGTACTGTTttagaaaattttcaatttgatcaaatttttcatatttctTTATTAGAGGAAATATATGATCCTGAATATGGGAACTATGATCAAGATGATTTAACCATTCTCAaagataaatttgaatgtaGACATTTTGAAAAACCCCCATTggaatttaaaaaatcatgtaaaattatacacaATATTGCATGGGCATGTTATGGACAAGTTTCCGACTTTACGCGAGATGgtatttataacattacCTTGAAATCAAATCAATTTAGTGTTAATCTTAATAGTTACCaattaatatcatatatCTGGGATAATTTGTGCACATTACACTTAATACCTCTTGGTTACATTAATGCTGGagaattgtttaatgcagtatacaacaaaaatttgcccATTTATAGCCCCTTGATCCACATTATTTCtatcaaatattgtatGGAAATTAGAATTTCAGTGTCatctaattttaaaaagGAACTGTTAAGAAGAGCAGCACTTAGAATAATTTCGAAGACGATGTTTCCTCGTCGGGAATTTGATGTTCCAAATATGCATAATTATACAGGGAACTTTTATGGCATTTCATCTGATTTTGTAGCTTATGATTCTAGGGGGAAGATTAATTCTAAGATCCAACCAGGTACCCAATCCACTAATTGTAATTTCTATTTAATTTAGCCCCTAAAAAAAAAATGGCACAACAACCCTCAAATAGTGTCAAATCGCACAGGGATAAGATACAGTCCAGTAAGCACGTTCTTCTAAGCATTTCCGAACGCATGAAAGTTACGGAGGCTGAATATAAATCTATAAAACTAGAGTTAGCTTCCAGTTAATTCAGGTTGGACGCTCTCATGGAATTTCATCGTGAAAATTTTTCGATAATTCAAAGTCTTACTAGGGAAAATTTACATCTATCAGCGTCTTTGCATGATCTGgtatgttaattattaatattagaAGGAAAAGGTTCAATCCATATGtttggataaaaatggtATACTAATTCAGTAATTTagaatataaaaatatgtggATAAGATTTATTCTAAAGTGTCTAATGTTGTTTAAATCGAGCCTAAGCATTATAG from the Babesia microti strain RI chromosome I, complete genome genome contains:
- a CDS encoding mRNA processing protein, putative (overlaps_old_locusTagID:BBM_I01005), with amino-acid sequence MGYIHRNIKLYVGNLPSDATEQDIENLVQGCGQLRFCMIRKHPETNKSNGYAHLEYRHEVECVEAFKTLLGKEIRGRPLKIDWCDDIYRKKYPELVAAAATVCSKSLSENTSDIPSQTSVFDDMNPHLTPNRLQLIDNKGRITPYGLELAQKMDLNDVYNLVSRIYKLSQRTPSVARALLTENPSACHILLQAQSLLGNPHLDLDLEFKSNIESDSISLSKALDYFVNID
- a CDS encoding hypothetical protein (overlaps_old_locusTagID:BBM_I01007), coding for MKFASVLIRKISNLSCINEKLACLQFKCANGENRHGVILYIYNLIKEYKLGFMDSRIDSGIEYSMIGISKNEIPSSILPKFVYILSKSMKKHHLKPIYDHFVFSIPFIPNYITYNLSLSLIKNGFYHDNTITGVLNDYLIGLIDNIDTPALLSLARLIEFMHPKSLDPENVKIIFDKAMKYIQHFDSSAGELLLISINFLYLGGDMYDIFPYISNILSKLNLIDHPNLITFCDLISKRSKSDHVLKFMNDSYRIIIDNKDVNDALKFRFFQAFIRLATANDSEAVSNMLKWISYGNFADIKIIRFLSNLSKLYKSNVSRSECRNLAKEIVPHINLLIDDVDSSNLSIVSQSMSKLNISLLTSRINFAFNKLLNDKYSTIPVNDFINVFWYLCKFNGFDKSSLKSTYRFIKTGVSGFSMRDISQILMGFSKIPVCPPFSTFSSISPSLLVNLNKCNSLDISYLLIGLNNLKNNNISKEYLKMVNYIYSNSIKLLKSSNFNFSIHELATIVKALSNSKYKSQTLLAQLYSQMYLHGIKLSYYRQSEVLLTFAYTGFNDESLIDRYLHSLLSSDNLSFKTISNILIFMSIFNRNNYNVISNYKDNISKLILHRFHTFPKWLKTICFITSDPNVSVKLIDFLCVKDLDEKESYRCFLSLPRLLSIGMDKKILKVSKHLSCNVRKIIPELSTGELLQLLMACYDLGYSKPKLIKALRSKIVENCCNYRFNVSELADVCDKLVWINAYEKLPNKLQASIYCRVPSSLQEKLTISENVNKKIKLFTPSNLGPPSI
- a CDS encoding RAP protein, putative (overlaps_old_locusTagID:BBM_I01010) is translated as MAIIRPRERVILRSIKYESRIKRSGRRLHKRFRSWTQQRARSFWLPEHISLHTPPELLDGASISAFVQKAATIRKHDYNVWYNCSRRILDIAETLTPQQMGYIFYGFGKSRFLCTDFYDKIIPHVESMLPELYSHPLMCIIWALNRVGIQNSCFMKKYSNQIWAKFDQIRVSDLIKICNSLANLGVNDLKSVLEKNMIEKFQGLFSQEFRASMCDVAILNLYSDSIANYIMSRFPKISICARPQHFQQAYSTAVALRVLKPRIWYELPQMARTFYTRLSMKIIPQASRKPSKLHWDVSNTLAKIGVAHRNTFQWGCYWVDIGESVEKQNCWFIDGPSCFYTGTFKYKEKVKMQHKVMQNLGWNIRRINWYDWAKMKDRDEKVEYIRNIVNKGPMGSELVTPSHLYKTKLQDVQNMLRNIKYAHESGS
- a CDS encoding SUN domain-containing protein 2 (overlaps_old_locusTagID:BBM_I01015;~overlaps_old_locusTagID:BBM_I01017); the encoded protein is MFLLHEINGACYIVLYVCRVVLPPLNSTMSFMKCVILSMIILVYKSFDIINIEPELKSIFKNTFLYKLFYGNTFQPENLIQEHIPKIVGGNSVIRGRDFKQHEFKLKVDFASSESGAKIISFAPAITTVQNIQLQDKNAYMLVPCKEVSWFILSFNDKIYLEHIALTFLEHYASTFKLIRISASDAFPSSNWNTLAEIETLVTRSDEIFDISESCRYLEPSGCWARYLKVEMLSHHTIENNYYCSLTTFRVYGLTAVEVLENEISGKKDSYLSSSEEIVYSQGYSYYDLTPKLKKLALFIKSRSFHRPSESRTVLENFQFDQIFHISLLEEIYDPEYGNYDQDDLTILKDKFECRHFEKPPLEFKKSCKIIHNIAWACYGQVSDFTRDGIYNITLKSNQFSVNLNSYQLISYIWDNLCTLHLIPLGYINAGELFNAVYNKNLPIYSPLIHIISIKYCMEIRISVSSNFKKELLRRAALRIISKTMFPRREFDVPNMHNYTGNFYGISSDFVAYDSRGKINSKIQPGTQSTNSPKKKMAQQPSNSVKSHRDKIQSSKHVLLSISERMKVTEAEYKSIKLELDALMEFHRENFSIIQSLTRENLHLSASLHDLKEKVQSICLDKNEYKNMWIRFILKCLMLFKSSLSIIAVGIAIYSLYHNFRMKSDIIEYQRQLDEYKKKNTS